The following coding sequences lie in one Mucilaginibacter sp. KACC 22773 genomic window:
- a CDS encoding Mrp/NBP35 family ATP-binding protein, translated as MIITKEQVLQALGNVEEPDLKKDLVTLNMIQDIHIDGNKLSFSVILTTPACPLKAMIENACRNAISYFISKDVVVDVNMTSRVTTQKNTGVPGVKNIIAVASGKGGVGKSTVAANLALGLAKSGAKVGLIDADIYGPSVPIMFGLEGARPQASSVDGKTRIEPIEKYGIKLLSIGFFTDPNQPVPWRGPMVSTAVKQLFNDADWGELDYLVVDLPPGTGDIHITITQTFPVTGAVIVTTPQNVALADARKGVGMFMMPAINVPILGVVENMSYFTPAELPDNKYYIFGKGGGQKLAEQLDVPFLGEIPLVKSISDSGDAGTPAILDADGVMTKAFIDMAQRVAQQVAISNAKAFEASLKSEV; from the coding sequence ATGATAATCACTAAAGAACAAGTTTTACAAGCACTGGGCAATGTTGAAGAGCCAGACCTGAAAAAAGACCTGGTTACCCTCAACATGATACAGGATATACATATTGATGGCAACAAGCTTAGCTTTTCGGTTATATTAACCACGCCTGCCTGCCCGCTAAAGGCCATGATTGAAAATGCCTGCCGCAATGCCATCAGCTACTTTATCAGCAAAGATGTTGTGGTAGATGTTAACATGACATCGCGCGTTACCACACAGAAAAACACAGGTGTACCGGGGGTTAAAAATATCATCGCGGTAGCATCGGGTAAAGGTGGCGTTGGTAAATCAACCGTTGCTGCTAACCTGGCATTGGGCCTGGCAAAATCGGGCGCCAAAGTGGGATTGATTGATGCAGATATTTACGGCCCATCTGTACCCATTATGTTTGGGCTGGAAGGTGCACGCCCGCAGGCAAGCTCGGTTGACGGCAAAACCCGCATTGAACCGATTGAAAAATATGGCATAAAGTTATTGTCGATAGGCTTTTTTACCGATCCAAACCAACCGGTTCCATGGCGCGGGCCAATGGTATCAACAGCTGTAAAACAACTGTTTAATGATGCCGATTGGGGCGAGCTGGATTATCTGGTGGTAGATTTGCCCCCGGGCACCGGCGATATCCATATTACTATTACGCAAACCTTCCCGGTTACCGGGGCGGTTATAGTAACTACGCCGCAAAACGTGGCTTTGGCCGATGCCCGCAAAGGAGTAGGTATGTTTATGATGCCGGCCATCAATGTGCCGATACTGGGCGTGGTTGAAAACATGTCATACTTTACGCCGGCCGAACTGCCAGACAACAAGTATTATATTTTTGGCAAAGGTGGCGGGCAGAAACTGGCTGAACAACTGGATGTGCCCTTTTTAGGGGAGATCCCCCTGGTAAAAAGCATCAGCGACTCGGGCGACGCAGGTACCCCGGCAATTTTGGACGCTGATGGTGTAATGACCAAAGCCTTTATTGACATGGCCCAGCGCGTAGCGCAGCAGGTAGCTATATCAAACGCGAAAGCATTTGAAGCGAGCCTTAAGTCAGAAGTCTAA
- a CDS encoding transglycosylase domain-containing protein, with protein MKRLNPKYIRIAAFVLIPLFLILLIGGYIAYSKREALLQNAIVKATAKAKRDYNLDVKIGSAHFTGAATVSFSDVTIVPEQRDSLLRIKNFVVSVKLLPLIVGNIKLSDVLLQDGFINLTNIKGVKNFDFLFKKKRDTTSTTKADLSVLANNLVNEVLYKIPDNLTLSNFVVSFKDDSTQLKLLAKTAQIKDGNLTSTIDVDNGESTWHFMGKMHPSDKNIDIKLYADGKKIELPIIQEKLHLKINADTISTKLTKVEHSGGETRIYGSWGVSNLLINHPGLSPGDIVFPKASIDANLFVGSNYVSIDSSSTIHIKNLVARPYVKYTLNPTKIYELKMNTDWLNATDVFDSFPQGMFDALDGIKVAGKLKYSMHFYMDATKIDDLQFDSRLDKDGFRIIKYGKTDLGKLNSPFVYTPYEKGKPLAPHLIGPDNPEFTPLEQIAPNLRNAVMTAEDPSFYSNHGFVEEAFRKSLATDFKTKKFKRGASGISMQLVKNSFLNRDKNLVRKIEEILIVWIIENNRIMTKNRMLEVYLNIIEWGRNIYGIDEASHFYFGKSPSELTLGESIYLASIVPYPKGGLYAFQPDGSLRPGLHGYFNLIGKLMAEKGLTPRDTSAYGFYNVRLREGLRERIAPIDTAKADSLMKQGGNDDNETLPVIEEPVKKPTFFQRLFGKKDSVEQKKEQVEKQKEKTAKEKLKEQIEALKLDYKNRIDNIDTAGKTRKDIRQEKRRLKKEESDKEDELKAKANL; from the coding sequence ATGAAGCGCCTTAACCCTAAATATATACGCATAGCCGCATTTGTCCTTATCCCGCTGTTCCTCATATTGTTAATAGGCGGTTATATTGCCTATTCAAAACGCGAGGCCCTGCTCCAAAATGCTATTGTCAAAGCTACCGCAAAAGCAAAGCGCGATTATAATTTAGATGTAAAAATCGGCTCGGCCCATTTTACCGGCGCCGCAACAGTTTCTTTTTCGGATGTTACGATAGTGCCCGAGCAGCGCGACAGCCTGCTGCGCATCAAAAACTTTGTGGTGAGTGTTAAGCTGTTACCACTTATAGTTGGTAACATTAAATTATCGGATGTTTTATTACAGGATGGCTTTATCAACCTCACGAATATTAAAGGGGTTAAAAACTTTGATTTTTTGTTTAAAAAGAAACGCGATACCACGTCAACAACCAAAGCCGATCTATCTGTACTGGCCAACAACCTGGTTAACGAGGTGCTGTATAAAATACCCGATAACCTTACATTGAGCAATTTTGTGGTAAGTTTTAAGGATGATAGCACACAATTAAAACTACTTGCAAAAACAGCGCAGATAAAAGATGGTAACCTTACCTCAACCATTGATGTTGATAACGGCGAATCTACCTGGCATTTTATGGGTAAAATGCACCCATCTGATAAAAACATCGATATAAAACTTTATGCCGATGGCAAAAAGATAGAATTGCCCATTATACAGGAAAAACTTCACCTGAAAATAAATGCCGATACCATATCAACCAAATTAACCAAGGTTGAACATAGTGGGGGCGAAACCCGGATTTACGGATCATGGGGGGTAAGCAACCTGCTCATCAATCATCCCGGCTTATCGCCCGGCGATATTGTTTTTCCTAAGGCATCCATTGATGCCAATTTGTTTGTGGGTAGTAATTACGTGTCTATTGATAGTTCGTCAACAATTCATATAAAAAACCTGGTAGCCAGGCCGTATGTAAAATACACGCTCAATCCAACCAAAATATATGAGCTTAAAATGAATACCGACTGGCTTAATGCCACCGACGTTTTTGACTCCTTTCCACAGGGAATGTTTGATGCCCTGGATGGCATTAAGGTTGCCGGAAAGCTGAAATATAGCATGCATTTTTATATGGATGCAACTAAGATAGACGACCTGCAATTTGATTCTCGTTTGGATAAGGATGGCTTCCGGATAATTAAGTATGGCAAAACAGACCTGGGTAAGTTAAATAGCCCGTTTGTTTACACACCATATGAAAAAGGAAAGCCGTTGGCACCACACCTCATTGGTCCGGACAACCCCGAATTTACGCCGCTGGAACAAATAGCCCCCAATCTGCGCAACGCGGTTATGACTGCCGAAGATCCTTCATTTTATAGCAACCACGGCTTTGTAGAAGAAGCATTCCGCAAATCATTGGCAACCGATTTTAAAACCAAAAAGTTTAAACGCGGTGCCAGCGGTATATCCATGCAGCTGGTTAAAAACTCGTTTTTAAACCGGGATAAAAACCTGGTCCGCAAAATTGAGGAGATATTGATTGTTTGGATCATCGAAAACAACCGCATCATGACCAAAAACCGGATGCTGGAAGTTTACCTGAATATTATAGAATGGGGCCGCAATATATATGGTATTGACGAGGCATCGCACTTTTATTTTGGTAAGTCGCCATCGGAGCTTACGCTGGGCGAGAGTATTTACCTGGCCAGTATAGTTCCGTATCCAAAAGGCGGCTTATATGCCTTTCAGCCCGACGGCAGCCTGAGGCCCGGCTTGCATGGCTACTTTAACCTGATAGGCAAGTTGATGGCCGAAAAGGGCCTTACACCACGCGATACCAGCGCCTACGGATTTTATAACGTTAGGTTAAGGGAAGGTTTAAGGGAAAGAATTGCGCCTATTGATACCGCAAAAGCTGATAGCCTGATGAAACAGGGTGGAAACGATGACAATGAAACGTTACCCGTTATTGAAGAACCTGTAAAAAAGCCAACTTTTTTTCAGCGCCTTTTTGGTAAAAAAGATAGCGTAGAGCAAAAGAAAGAACAGGTAGAAAAGCAAAAAGAAAAAACGGCCAAAGAAAAGCTTAAAGAGCAGATTGAAGCCCTTAAGCTGGATTATAAAAACCGGATTGATAATATTGATACAGCCGGCAAAACCCGGAAAGACATTCGCCAGGAAAAACGACGGCTTAAAAAAGAAGAAAGCGATAAAGAAGACGAACTGAAAGCTAAAGCCAATTTATAG
- a CDS encoding nitroreductase family protein yields the protein MSLIDQLQKRAAVKKFDPSKKINAGQLDQLLSAIQLAPSSYGLQSFKVIVVQDAETRQKLRAAGYNQPQITDSSALFVFASLTSLDEAFGKKFIDLVADIRSVGRESLAGYEQMILGRLSSHTDEQKLAWSHKQTYIALGVLVSEAAELGIDAAPMEGFDAAQFDEILGLKELGLTTSVIAAVGYRADDDVYSKMLKVRRPKSELFIHV from the coding sequence ATGTCACTAATAGATCAATTACAAAAAAGGGCCGCTGTAAAAAAATTCGACCCTTCTAAAAAAATAAACGCCGGGCAGTTAGATCAATTGCTAAGCGCCATACAACTGGCTCCATCGTCATATGGCCTACAATCATTCAAAGTGATTGTAGTTCAGGATGCCGAAACACGACAAAAGTTGCGTGCAGCAGGTTATAACCAACCTCAAATCACAGATTCATCGGCATTATTCGTTTTTGCCTCTCTAACTTCGTTGGACGAAGCTTTTGGCAAAAAATTTATCGACCTGGTTGCCGATATTCGTAGCGTAGGACGTGAAAGCCTTGCCGGGTACGAGCAAATGATTTTAGGCAGATTAAGCAGCCATACAGATGAGCAAAAATTAGCCTGGTCTCATAAGCAAACTTACATTGCTTTGGGTGTATTGGTATCCGAAGCTGCTGAATTAGGTATTGATGCAGCGCCAATGGAAGGTTTTGATGCCGCCCAATTTGATGAGATACTGGGTTTAAAGGAATTAGGCTTAACCACCTCTGTTATTGCCGCCGTTGGCTACCGTGCCGACGATGACGTTTACAGCAAAATGCTTAAAGTGCGCAGGCCAAAAAGCGAGCTGTTTATACACGTTTAA